The Rosa rugosa chromosome 3, drRosRugo1.1, whole genome shotgun sequence sequence TTTCACAGAGGCCAGAGCCCCTTCCTTCACTCTTGTTACTATGGCTTCCGACGATCCCAAAGCTTCAGACGCAGAATCAGAGGCTCCTCCATCTTCGTCTTGGAAGGACCGCATCGTCGTCCCCACACTCGTCGCCGGAATCGTTGGCGCCGGAGCTGGGTTGGTGTCCAAGCATCGGAAAGTCGTCGGCCTCCCAACCAGCTCCGCCACTTACGCTGCTAATTTCGCCATTGTCACAGCTTGTTACTGCGGTAATTAACCCTTGCTTTGTTCTTCAATTTTTCGGTTTTAATCCTCTGTTTGATTAGTGTTTGTGGAAATGCCGGATTAGGGCGAGTAGTGCTGATATTGGGTTTGTTTGACTTGGCAGGGGCGCGTGAGTATGTAGGAATAACTAGAAAAACAGGGCCTGATGATCTGCTCAACTCTGCAATTGCCGGCTTTGGCAGTGGGGCTATTCTTGGGCGGCTTTACGGTTAGATTCTTTGCAATGTTCTCTGATTGTGTTTCGAAACTGGACCAAGGAATTGGGTTACTTTCTGTGTTCAGGTTTTTGTATTCGGATAGAATTAGAGACAAATGTGATGGTAGTGACCTTCAATTATCTTGCATTTCAGCCTCTAGAGTCGGTATCTTGGACTTGCTTTTATTCATTTACTGTGGGTTGGATTGCGCATATGATTTAACTAGAGGTAATTGGGAGTGTAGTGATATGTTTTGGCCGTGAGAAATGAGTTCCTAGGCATGTGAATGAATAATGAACTTGATTTGTTTGGTTTCTATTGACGAGTGTGAGGCCGCTGGTTGTGATCTTAGTTATGTAGTCTTGCTTAGAGAGAAGTTGAAAGTTTCTGGTACGAAGGAAGCTCAGATATAGATTGGCTAAAGAATTTATCCATAGCAAGCTTTGAGCAGGACTTCCCAAATTGAGGGCAGGTTTGAAGCTTAAACTGTCATAGGTTCTGAGTGGACACTTAGTTTTCTTTCTGACAAAGTTAGGGCTCCTCTATACACAAAAAGTCATTAGATTCTGGATATGGGAGCTCTGCTCAACTCAACTAAGTCCCAGAATCCTTGGAACTGCATTGACCCTCCTCAATACAACTCCTTAAGTGTGAAACATACAATCGGCATCACTAAACTTTTTGGTTGCTAGCAGAAAAGGAAAAGTTGTATTTGCTAATACTCTGGCTTTAGTGTTCAATATAGTTTGAAATGCTTCCTCTCTCACCTGTGGttaaattgttttgtttatcggCTTGTAGGTGGTCCAGTTGCTGCTGTCCGCTACTCAATACTCTTTACGATTGCTGGGACAACATTGGACTATGCTACAATTAAACTACGACCTGTCTTGAAGAGCTACAAAGAATCTATGCTTGGGAGTAGCGATGATTCAAAGAAGAATGATGGCTGGTTGAAACTGCCTGACTGGTCCCCTATCAAAGTACTTGATGAAGAAGCCCTTGCTGCAAAGCAGGCTCGAGAAAAGCAGTTATATGCACAGAGGGGACTTGGGAACTTCACCAAAGAAGAGTCTTAAAGTTCTATTTGGTGCATAAATTTTTGTATAATGTCAATAATAATCTTTTGGTGTCTGCTTGTTAGCATTTTTAGTTTCTATTGCCTTTCTGTTCGTGTCTCTGTTAATCTCCCACTTTGCACTATCTACTCCTATGCACTGGTAAGGTATTTTCAAACCAGCAAAAAGATGGATGCAGAGATTTTTGGATACAAATTTACAATCAAAAATGAACTTTTTGGTTTCTGTTTGTTTAGCTCATATTCTTTTATTAAGTTGGGAAATGTTAATACTATTGCAAATATGCATGTGATCCATCCTAGTTAccatttcattttcaaaattagATAGTTCAATAATCAAATCGTGAACTGTAACATCATAACGTAAGCAAATTGAGGTGATGAAACTTTCCAACAAATTGATATATGAAATTCTGGCTGGAATTGCATACAAGAGTCATTAAATTGGAAGAGAACAACATTGCCCAAGACTCGAAGGGATAAATAATGCAACAACTGTCATGTACAGAAAATGTCATTGCAAATTAGATTACATGTATCCAAGCAGGGATACCACATTTCTTAATACTGCTCGACAGCGACTTACAATAGTTGTACAAATTTGGGCAATCAACCAAGGGCCTGCCACCAATTTACAGAAAAGGAATCTCATTTCTGGATAAACTCCATTGTAAATTACCAGCATCACAAAAGCTCGCTGTGACGTCTCACCATTTTATGAAATCAACGAAACAAGAGATACAAATTCCAGAGTTACACGACCCTTAGACCTTGTGTTGATGACAAAATGTTCTGGGTATTTCCTTAGCAGCATAAGCAAGCCGTACCATGGTTTCCCCTTTGATTCGGGACCAGGCCAGTCCTCAGAAGTAAGATATCTCCTCACTCGAGTGTGATGCCAAACACCACTATACTGTTCCACCAACTGAAAAAGAGTGATACTGGAGTCAGGTACAAATCCAGGGTTCAAACATAGAACATGAATTCACATAAAGTATAAACAAACATCCACAGAAAAAGCCCAAAAGCTGCCAGTCAAAACATACAGTAGGATGTTACACTTATGATTTGTACTAAAAGAACAACAACTAATGGCGCCTTTCTACATTATACATGACAATAGATACTTGTAGCATCCATCAAAGGATCAGACTAGATAGTGGAAACAGCTTAATATATGATAACAAAcgaaaagaaacaaaatgtgCAGTTGCTTTCGTTACCTAGAAACTGGAATTGATATTGAAGGGTGTAATTAAATGAAAGAAAGGACTAGTTTCAGAGGTTTTCATTAACATATATTTTGTTCACGAGAATATGTCAAGGACTCGAGGCTAACCTCAGCATGCAGTTTCTCCATAGGCATCCATTCGCCAGGACCACAAAGATCAGAGAGCACCGTAGCAACAGATGACACCACATCCTTTTCTTCCAAATGCAGAAGTTGCTGATTGTCACTGTCTCGATCAACCCTTGATCTTCCATCTCCCTTCTTTTCTGCAGGAACAGAAGATAAAATTATCCAAAGAATTGGCACAACAATAGTTAACAAAGATGGTTAGAAAGACACAAGTAGTTTTAATTTAATTCATAAAAAGTGGAAACAGAACATCAATGCAAGCGTATGAAAAATTATGGAAGCAATAACTTCTTTTTGCCGGCATTCAATATTAGCATCTAGCCAGATCAATCCTATCATAGGCAGTGGCATAACCAGAAATTTTACCTAGGAGGGTCAATATCCTCTTTCTATTTACAGAAGTCTAAATATTTAACCAATCATattcatttttcagaaattgaaaagggtcaattgacccttcacGCCCTATAGTAGCTATACCCATATTCAGAGGTCCAACTACAATGAAAAGAGCACCGGCTCGTAAAATCCTATGTGAAGAACTAGAATCATGCATACACGGACACATACCAAAACCTAGCAAGACACAATTAGGCAATTAGCCAGAATGTCAGCATGATCTGCAAAGAATGTACAGCTGGGAGCTTTGAGCTAAAGAAATAGCTTTCTTCTATGATTTGCCATTGAAGATATTTAAAACGCTAATACCATATAAAACATAATTGCATGTTGATTATCAACATACCAGAAACAACTGAAACCAGTTGATGAGGAATACAAGTGGAAGAGCACTAGGATATATCCAAGACCTTGTGAAAAAGGTATTTGGCATTCTGTAGAAGATGATGGGCCCTGGGACGTTGCTTGGTTTGGAAAGTTCGATATTATAAGGATTCACTACTAGGACAACTTCTTAATACAGAATAGGAAGGTTCTTATTATGGGATTCTGTTGGGTTTATTTTATCCTAGTTGTTCTAGAATTATCTTATTTATTCAGAGGATTGATGAATTGAAAGCTTTCGCTTCTCTCCAGGTTTGTGTGATACAACCTAACAAACATATGAGGCCTAGCCATAAAACCCTAGAATCTAATGAAAAAAACACCTTGTCCTTCAGCTTTATTTGCCCTGCATCACCAGTAGTGCCACAAAAATTCAAAAGCAAGTCAATGATATAGTATAGCAGACAGGATGAGTGTTTGTTCCCTCAAACAAAGAACAGACTTAACTTTTTGAAAGCTATCTCCTCTAGACTGTAAAACAAACTGGTATTGCCTCATAAGACCTTTGTAAAGAAAGTTCAAAGCAGGAGTTGGCATCATTTATAAGTAAAACAGATTTAAGAACAAATTGGCTTAAGAAATGGACCTTAAGACCTAAGGTAAACACTTGACATTGCCAACAACTGGTGACTAATTCACATCGATCAAAATGAGTCTTATCAAATGATTCCAAAGACAAATTCTTCGCAATTCACCACCTTATGAATTCTAGAGCCAAAAACTGGTAACTAAACTCTTATCAATCAAAATAAGTCTTATCACATGATCCACAAAACAAATTTCTTCCCAATTCAATTGCTTCTGTAACATCAATCCATCGCATTATCAACTCTAGAGCCAAAAACTGGTAATTAAACTCATATCAATCAAAGTTAACATATCAATTCAGAAAAGAAACTTGATCCCAATTTCAATTGCTATACTAGCAACACATTATCAACTCTAGAGCCGAAAAAGGTAAGTAAACTCATATCAATAGAAATTAAGTCTTATCATATGATTCAGAAAACAAACTGCATCCCAATTCCAATTGCTATACCAACATCAATCCATCACATCATCACCTCTACAGAAAGCTAGACAGGAACAAACACTAACCTAAAGCCAAAGAACCCGACTTGGTGCCCGATCCAGAACCCGGCCCACCACTGTACCCATAACCCTCATACCCTTCCCTCCTCTTCTTCCCACTGCCACTaccaccaccgccgccgccgccaatatcatcctcatcctcatatTCGTCCTCATAAAACTCCCTCCCCCTACTCTTCTTCGCCACCGACCCGGCCGACGCGCCCGGATGCCCATATCCATAATGGGCCGTGCCCGCCGAGCCCGAAACCCCGACCGCCGCGGCGTAATGCCTGGGCCCAATAGGCCCACCCAGAATACTCCTCACCGGCAACAAAAAGTAAAACTCTTTATCCCCAATCTGAAGCAGATCCTGCGAATCGAGCTTGACCGGAGGGTTTCCGGGGAGGTGGAGAACCCCCTCGACGAGACACCCGTTCTTCCCGAGAACCTCCAGAGCGAAGCGGCGGCGCGTGAAGTCGTAGAAGATGCGCGCGTGGTGGCGGGAGATGTTCATTCCGCCGCCGAGGCTGGAGAGGTCGACGTCCACCGTCGATTTCTTGGAGTTGCGGCCCAGGATTATGGAGTAGGTCTGCATGTAGTACTCAAAGTCTTCGCCTTGGAGCTTCGCGAATCCGGCCTCCACGTCACTGCTCGTCGTCATTGTTTCTCAGATTGTGAATTGCAGAAGGAGCAGGAATGCCCAATTTGGGGTTGGTGGGGTTTATGAAGTTTGTGGGGTGCATTGTGGAATTTAAAGAAGTTTGTGGGGTCAAAGTGAAAAATTCATCAATTTTGGataaatttcgcaaacagtacaccaaataAAGGCCATTAATAATTCTTATatataaagttccaaaccaaagatttcggtacacgaaatctgaaactcgacccactatcagtgcacgacgtcaatttttgacaccaaaatgtccattatgccctcagttctttttttttttttaataatttttttttctgtttttttttttttccttcgtttttaactctttcttcttccttcttccggctccactaatagtgggtcgagtttcagatttcgtgtaccgaaatctttagtttggaactttatgtataagaattattagtggtatttacttggtgtactgtttgtgaaattttc is a genomic window containing:
- the LOC133736857 gene encoding uncharacterized protein LOC133736857, encoding MKGVFFFFCKDRKKKRPEIAQPDPTHGLHRYTAFPLTKRGHSVGVSSGESNSKRNFTEARAPSFTLVTMASDDPKASDAESEAPPSSSWKDRIVVPTLVAGIVGAGAGLVSKHRKVVGLPTSSATYAANFAIVTACYCGAREYVGITRKTGPDDLLNSAIAGFGSGAILGRLYGGPVAAVRYSILFTIAGTTLDYATIKLRPVLKSYKESMLGSSDDSKKNDGWLKLPDWSPIKVLDEEALAAKQAREKQLYAQRGLGNFTKEES
- the LOC133736856 gene encoding FHA domain-containing protein FHA2; the encoded protein is MTTSSDVEAGFAKLQGEDFEYYMQTYSIILGRNSKKSTVDVDLSSLGGGMNISRHHARIFYDFTRRRFALEVLGKNGCLVEGVLHLPGNPPVKLDSQDLLQIGDKEFYFLLPVRSILGGPIGPRHYAAAVGVSGSAGTAHYGYGHPGASAGSVAKKSRGREFYEDEYEDEDDIGGGGGGGSGSGKKRREGYEGYGYSGGPGSGSGTKSGSLALEKKGDGRSRVDRDSDNQQLLHLEEKDVVSSVATVLSDLCGPGEWMPMEKLHAELVEQYSGVWHHTRVRRYLTSEDWPGPESKGKPWYGLLMLLRKYPEHFVINTRSKGRVTLEFVSLVSLIS